A genome region from Methylobacterium sp. FF17 includes the following:
- a CDS encoding D-2-hydroxyacid dehydrogenase, translated as MTKKIVFLDRESLDAKVRPFSFPHDYVEHESTWTPEEIVERLQGAEIALINKVPMRAETLKQLPDLKLIAVAATGTDVVDKEAAKAQGITVVNIRGYAFNTVPEHVIGLMFALRRAIVPYANSVRRGDWAKSTQFCYFDYPIHDIAGSTLGIVGYGALGKSIAKRAEALGMKVIAYDVFPQEGLVDFETILRDSDVITLHAPLTPETRNMIGRDELAKMKRHAILINTARGGLVDEEALAEALKAGTIGGAGFDVVVNEPPKNGNILCELDLPNLIVTPHVAWASKEAMQILADQLVDNVEAYVAGKPQNVV; from the coding sequence ATGACGAAGAAGATCGTGTTCCTCGACCGCGAGTCCCTGGACGCCAAGGTCCGCCCCTTCAGCTTCCCGCACGATTACGTCGAGCACGAATCGACCTGGACGCCCGAGGAGATCGTCGAACGCCTGCAGGGCGCCGAGATCGCCCTGATCAACAAGGTGCCGATGCGGGCCGAGACGCTCAAGCAGTTGCCCGACCTCAAGCTCATCGCGGTGGCCGCGACCGGAACGGATGTCGTCGACAAGGAGGCCGCCAAGGCCCAGGGCATCACCGTCGTCAACATTCGCGGCTATGCCTTCAATACCGTGCCCGAGCACGTGATCGGCCTGATGTTCGCGCTGCGACGCGCCATCGTTCCTTATGCCAACTCGGTGCGCCGGGGCGATTGGGCGAAGTCCACCCAGTTCTGCTACTTCGACTATCCGATCCATGACATCGCCGGCTCGACGCTCGGTATCGTCGGCTACGGAGCGCTCGGCAAGTCGATCGCCAAGCGGGCGGAAGCGCTGGGCATGAAGGTCATCGCCTACGACGTGTTTCCCCAGGAAGGCCTCGTTGATTTCGAGACCATCCTGCGCGACTCCGACGTCATCACGCTGCACGCACCCCTGACGCCCGAGACCCGCAACATGATCGGGCGCGACGAGCTCGCGAAGATGAAGCGGCATGCGATCCTGATCAATACCGCCCGCGGTGGCCTCGTGGACGAAGAAGCCCTGGCCGAAGCCCTGAAAGCGGGCACCATCGGCGGCGCGGGCTTCGACGTGGTGGTCAACGAGCCCCCGAAGAACGGCAACATCCTGTGCGAACTCGATCTGCCTAATCTCATCGTGACGCCCCACGTCGCCTGGGCGAGCAAGGAGGCCATGCAGATCCTGGCCGACCAGCTCGTGGACAATGTCGAGGCGTACGTCGCGGGCAAGCCGCAGAACGTGGTGTGA
- a CDS encoding aminotransferase class V-fold PLP-dependent enzyme, with protein sequence MAATRRPGRNHLFVPGPTNIPDRVMRAMIVQSEDHRSVDFPALTKPLFEESKAVYGSTDGTIFLFPASGTGIWESALTNTLSRGDKVLASRFGQFSHLWIDMAQRLGLEVVVQDEEWGTGANPERIGEALRADKNHEIKAVMVVHNETATGVTSDVGAVRKAIDAAGHPALLFVDGVSSIGSLPFKMDEWKVDCAIAGSQKGLMLPAGLGVICVSPKALKAADTSSGQNDRLAHVYFDWADHQKQNPSGYFPYTPSLPLLYGLREALACLKEEGLENVFHRHHVLGEATRQAVAAWELKTCAKEPKWNSDTVTAIVVPEGVDAAAIIKHAYVRYNLALGAGLSQVAGKVFRIGHVGDMNELSLLGAIAGAEMSLLDNGVKVQPGSGVAAASSYLRENPLAKA encoded by the coding sequence ATGGCGGCAACGCGACGTCCCGGCCGGAACCACCTCTTCGTTCCGGGCCCGACGAACATCCCGGATCGCGTGATGCGCGCGATGATCGTCCAGTCCGAGGATCACCGCTCGGTGGACTTTCCTGCGCTGACGAAGCCGCTCTTCGAGGAAAGCAAGGCTGTCTACGGTTCGACGGACGGCACCATCTTCCTGTTTCCGGCGTCCGGCACGGGCATCTGGGAATCGGCCCTGACGAATACGCTTTCGCGCGGTGACAAGGTCCTGGCCTCACGCTTCGGCCAGTTCAGCCATCTCTGGATCGACATGGCCCAGCGCCTCGGCCTGGAAGTCGTCGTGCAGGACGAAGAGTGGGGCACCGGGGCCAATCCTGAGCGGATCGGCGAGGCCCTGCGGGCTGACAAGAACCACGAGATCAAGGCCGTGATGGTGGTCCACAACGAGACCGCCACCGGCGTCACCAGCGATGTCGGCGCCGTGCGCAAGGCCATCGACGCCGCCGGTCACCCGGCGCTCCTGTTCGTGGACGGCGTCTCCTCCATCGGCTCGCTGCCGTTCAAAATGGACGAGTGGAAGGTCGATTGCGCGATTGCGGGTTCACAGAAAGGCCTGATGCTCCCCGCCGGCCTCGGCGTGATCTGCGTCAGCCCGAAGGCGCTGAAGGCAGCCGATACCTCATCGGGTCAGAACGACCGCCTCGCGCATGTCTACTTCGACTGGGCTGACCACCAGAAGCAGAACCCGAGCGGCTACTTCCCCTACACCCCGTCGCTGCCGCTGCTCTACGGTCTGCGCGAAGCCCTCGCCTGCTTGAAGGAAGAGGGTCTGGAGAACGTCTTCCATCGCCATCACGTGCTCGGCGAGGCGACCCGCCAGGCCGTGGCCGCCTGGGAACTGAAGACCTGCGCTAAGGAGCCGAAGTGGAACTCCGATACCGTCACGGCGATCGTCGTTCCGGAGGGCGTCGATGCTGCCGCCATCATCAAGCACGCCTATGTGCGCTACAACCTCGCCCTCGGCGCCGGCCTGAGCCAGGTGGCCGGCAAGGTGTTCCGCATCGGCCACGTGGGTGACATGAACGAGCTGTCTCTGCTCGGCGCCATCGCGGGCGCAGAGATGTCGCTCCTCGACAACGGCGTGAAGGTGCAGCCCGGCTCCGGCGTCGCCGCGGCCTCGAGCTACCTGCGCGAGAACCCGCTGGCGAAGGCCTGA
- a CDS encoding UDP-2,3-diacylglucosamine diphosphatase: MHLGTKGCQADLLLEFLRDYDADEIYLVGDIVDGWQLKSGWYWPQSHNDVVQKLMRKVRKGSTLVYVPGNHDEFLRDYIGMTFGGIEIADQRVHVAADGKRYLVIHGDQFDMVVRHAKWLAFLGDGAYTFALFVNTYVNTARRRLGLAYWSLSAWAKLRVKNAVNFIGKFEELLSAEAKRVGADGVICGHIHHAANRQINGLTYLNTGDWVESCTAIVEHYDGTMEVLHYPTLLRARAARTDAIGHPHARGARAVA; the protein is encoded by the coding sequence ATGCACCTCGGCACAAAGGGGTGTCAGGCGGACCTCCTCCTGGAGTTTCTGCGCGACTACGATGCGGACGAGATCTATCTCGTCGGCGACATCGTGGACGGCTGGCAGCTGAAATCGGGCTGGTACTGGCCGCAGAGCCACAACGACGTGGTGCAGAAGCTCATGCGCAAGGTCCGCAAGGGCTCGACGCTGGTCTACGTCCCCGGCAACCACGACGAGTTCCTGCGCGATTATATCGGCATGACATTCGGCGGGATCGAGATCGCCGACCAGCGGGTACACGTGGCCGCGGACGGCAAGCGTTACCTCGTCATTCACGGCGACCAGTTCGACATGGTGGTGCGCCACGCCAAGTGGCTCGCCTTCCTGGGAGACGGCGCCTACACCTTCGCGCTCTTCGTCAACACCTACGTCAACACCGCGCGCCGGCGCCTCGGGCTCGCCTACTGGTCGCTCTCGGCCTGGGCCAAGCTGCGCGTCAAGAACGCCGTCAACTTCATCGGGAAGTTCGAGGAACTGTTGAGTGCCGAGGCCAAGCGCGTCGGCGCGGACGGCGTCATCTGCGGGCATATCCACCATGCGGCCAACCGCCAGATCAATGGACTGACCTACCTGAACACCGGCGACTGGGTGGAATCCTGTACCGCCATCGTCGAGCACTACGACGGCACAATGGAGGTGCTCCACTATCCGACCCTGTTGCGCGCCCGCGCCGCCCGGACCGATGCCATCGGGCATCCGCATGCCCGTGGGGCGCGAGCCGTCGCGTGA
- a CDS encoding glycosyltransferase family 4 protein, whose product MRLLIATDAWHPQVNGVVRSLENMAAAGPAFGFEPIFLTHQDFASLPLPGYPEIRLAYATKRHVARLWDDLRPTHVHISTEGTVGFATRRYCLAHRRPFTTSYHTRFPEYLSARAPVPEAWSYAWLRRFHGASNGTMVSTPSLERDLGGRGFTNLMRWTRGVDTDLFRPREPGSPEPAILAGLPRPIFLSVGRLAVEKNLDAFLSLDLPGTKVVVGDGPDRARLSAIDPGVRFLGTRTGADLADIYAAADVFVFPSLTDTFGIVLLEALACGVPVAAFPVTGPLDVIGGTGVGVLDTNLATAALAALQIPRAQCRAEALRYTWAESARQFYDNIAIAHGTAPARTWAAGKAPRSVVGLG is encoded by the coding sequence GTGAGACTCCTCATCGCCACCGATGCCTGGCACCCGCAGGTCAACGGCGTCGTCCGTTCCCTGGAGAACATGGCGGCGGCTGGTCCCGCCTTCGGGTTCGAGCCGATCTTTCTGACGCACCAGGACTTCGCCTCGCTGCCGCTGCCGGGATACCCAGAGATCCGTCTCGCCTATGCCACGAAGCGGCATGTGGCCCGGCTCTGGGACGACCTGCGTCCCACCCACGTCCATATCTCGACGGAGGGTACGGTCGGCTTCGCGACGCGCCGCTACTGCCTCGCACATCGCCGCCCCTTCACGACGAGCTATCACACGCGATTTCCAGAATATCTCTCTGCTCGCGCACCCGTGCCGGAAGCCTGGAGCTATGCGTGGCTGCGCCGGTTCCACGGCGCCTCGAACGGCACGATGGTCTCGACGCCATCGCTGGAGCGCGACCTCGGCGGGCGCGGCTTCACCAACCTGATGCGCTGGACGCGGGGCGTCGATACCGACCTGTTCCGCCCCCGGGAACCCGGATCGCCGGAGCCCGCGATCCTGGCCGGCCTGCCGCGACCGATCTTCCTGTCCGTCGGCCGGCTCGCGGTGGAGAAGAACCTCGACGCCTTCCTGAGCCTCGACCTGCCGGGCACGAAAGTCGTCGTCGGCGACGGGCCGGATCGGGCGCGCCTCTCCGCCATCGATCCCGGTGTCCGCTTCCTTGGGACGCGGACCGGGGCCGACCTCGCCGACATCTACGCCGCCGCCGACGTCTTCGTGTTTCCGAGCCTGACCGACACCTTCGGGATCGTACTGCTCGAGGCCCTCGCTTGCGGTGTCCCGGTCGCAGCCTTCCCGGTCACCGGCCCTCTCGACGTCATTGGCGGCACCGGCGTCGGCGTTCTCGACACTAACTTGGCGACCGCCGCCCTCGCCGCCCTCCAGATTCCGCGCGCGCAGTGCCGCGCGGAGGCCCTGCGCTACACCTGGGCGGAGAGCGCGCGTCAGTTCTACGACAACATTGCCATCGCCCATGGAACGGCGCCCGCCCGGACATGGGCCGCGGGTAAAGCGCCCCGGAGCGTGGTCGGGCTCGGCTGA
- a CDS encoding ribonuclease HII — protein sequence MPPFDPSLASTYPAVIGCDEVGRGALCGPVIVAAVWFDPAVFPSDLLARLDDSKRLKASEREALTPLIRARAQVAVAAGSRALVDRLNVRGATLDAMRRAVSALERDAPVRVDGRDVVPGIDLPCQAVIGGDRLVPQIAAASIVAKTLRDALMRRLAGRYPDYGWASNVGYGTRTHLAGLAARGRSPHHRLSFTRAYGLRTG from the coding sequence ATGCCGCCGTTCGACCCGAGCCTGGCTTCGACCTACCCGGCCGTGATCGGCTGCGACGAGGTCGGACGCGGGGCGCTCTGCGGACCCGTCATCGTCGCGGCGGTCTGGTTCGATCCGGCCGTGTTCCCATCCGATCTGCTCGCGCGTCTCGACGACAGCAAGCGCCTGAAGGCATCCGAGCGTGAGGCCCTGACGCCCCTGATCCGTGCGCGGGCGCAGGTCGCGGTGGCGGCCGGCTCACGCGCCCTGGTGGATCGGCTCAACGTGCGTGGTGCCACGCTCGACGCCATGCGGCGGGCCGTGTCGGCCCTCGAACGTGACGCACCGGTGCGCGTCGATGGTCGCGACGTGGTGCCGGGGATCGACCTCCCCTGCCAGGCCGTGATCGGTGGCGACCGGCTGGTGCCGCAGATCGCGGCCGCTTCGATCGTTGCGAAGACCCTGCGCGATGCCCTGATGCGACGGCTGGCCGGACGCTACCCCGATTACGGCTGGGCCAGCAATGTCGGCTACGGGACGCGGACCCACCTCGCCGGCCTCGCCGCGCGTGGGCGCTCGCCGCATCATCGCCTGAGCTTCACCCGGGCCTACGGACTTAGAACAGGCTGA
- a CDS encoding PA0069 family radical SAM protein, producing MRTPRPAQPGTQRLGDATTPSPVRRGRGATANPTGRFEPTRQVVFDDGWEASPECPPLRTEVMLEQARTLITRNRSPDISFDRSINPYRGCEHGCVYCFARPNHAYVGLSPGLDFETKLFQKANAAALLERELSARGYAPATIALGTATDPYQPIERSHRLTRAVLEVLARFRHPVGIVTKSNLVTRDIDLLSDMARDDLVKVAISVTTLDPGLARRMEPRAPHPEKRLEAIERLSAAGIPVMVIVAPIIPSLNDHEIETILARTRDLGAVEASHVLLRLPLELDSLVNDWFAEHYPGRQQHVMSLVRAARNGKAYDAAFGTRMTGIGAYAELIDQRMRLARRRLGYPETRRRLRTDLFRVPSDQLSLF from the coding sequence ATGCGAACGCCACGACCGGCGCAACCCGGAACGCAACGCTTGGGGGATGCGACGACACCGTCCCCGGTGCGGCGCGGTCGGGGAGCGACCGCCAATCCCACAGGTCGCTTCGAACCGACACGGCAAGTCGTGTTCGACGATGGCTGGGAGGCGTCACCCGAGTGCCCTCCACTCCGCACCGAGGTGATGCTTGAGCAGGCACGGACCCTGATCACGCGCAACAGGTCGCCGGACATCTCGTTCGATCGCTCGATCAATCCCTACCGGGGCTGCGAGCATGGCTGCGTCTATTGTTTCGCTCGCCCGAACCACGCCTATGTCGGGCTGTCTCCCGGGCTGGACTTCGAGACGAAGCTTTTCCAGAAGGCGAATGCCGCCGCCCTGCTGGAGCGGGAATTGTCAGCGCGGGGCTACGCCCCCGCCACCATCGCGTTGGGCACGGCCACTGATCCCTACCAGCCGATCGAGCGAAGCCATCGCCTCACCCGTGCGGTGCTGGAGGTGCTGGCGCGTTTCCGGCACCCGGTCGGAATCGTCACGAAATCGAATCTCGTCACCCGCGACATCGACCTCCTGAGCGACATGGCACGGGACGACTTGGTGAAAGTGGCGATTTCTGTCACCACCCTCGACCCGGGGCTGGCACGGCGGATGGAGCCCCGCGCGCCGCACCCTGAGAAGCGCCTGGAGGCAATCGAACGCCTCAGTGCTGCGGGAATTCCCGTGATGGTCATCGTCGCGCCTATCATACCGTCCCTGAACGACCACGAGATCGAGACGATCCTGGCCCGGACCCGCGACCTCGGCGCCGTCGAGGCCAGCCATGTCCTCCTGCGGCTGCCTCTTGAACTCGACTCCCTGGTCAATGACTGGTTCGCGGAGCATTACCCGGGCCGGCAGCAGCACGTCATGTCGCTGGTGCGCGCGGCCCGGAATGGAAAAGCCTACGATGCGGCCTTCGGGACGCGCATGACGGGAATCGGCGCCTACGCCGAACTGATCGACCAGCGCATGCGCCTGGCCCGGCGCCGTCTCGGCTATCCGGAGACGCGGCGTCGCCTGCGCACTGACCTCTTCCGCGTGCCAAGCGATCAACTCAGCCTGTTCTAA
- a CDS encoding TAXI family TRAP transporter solute-binding subunit, which yields MAGLSVRHAEATPALPVPEPSTEAALGERMNANTVSVITGTPGGTYFRIGADLAFVLNNGDKLRVLPILGKGAGENAYDIRFLKGVDLGFVRTDTLEQLRRDTRLRNIEQHIHFIAKLFNDELHIIAPYAVKGVGDLAGKRVSFDVKGSGTDYSGRVMFRELGVAVEAINVDQPTALEMLRNGDLDAVVSVAAKPVAFITSFDPGDRFHLVPAPYPNTISEAYVPASLSPADYPKLVRGDVRETLAVGTVLGVYNSQKGTVRYEKLVRFVDAFFGQFDKFLAPQRHPKWREVNLAASVKGWTRFRPAQDWLDRHREQDVASQSELDRFLLTQSARPAGKEEVYQAYLKWRQAR from the coding sequence ATGGCTGGTCTATCGGTGCGGCACGCGGAGGCAACGCCCGCGCTCCCCGTACCGGAGCCTTCGACGGAAGCTGCGCTCGGCGAACGCATGAACGCCAACACCGTCTCGGTGATCACTGGCACCCCCGGCGGAACCTATTTTCGCATCGGTGCCGATCTGGCCTTCGTCCTGAACAATGGTGACAAACTGCGGGTCCTGCCGATCCTCGGCAAAGGCGCGGGCGAGAATGCCTATGACATCCGGTTCCTGAAGGGCGTGGACCTGGGTTTCGTTCGAACGGATACCCTGGAGCAGCTCCGCCGGGACACGCGCCTCAGGAACATCGAGCAGCACATTCACTTCATCGCCAAGCTCTTCAACGACGAGCTCCACATCATCGCGCCATATGCGGTGAAGGGCGTCGGTGATCTCGCCGGCAAGCGTGTCAGCTTCGACGTCAAGGGCAGCGGGACGGATTACAGCGGCCGCGTGATGTTCCGCGAACTCGGCGTTGCGGTCGAAGCGATCAACGTCGATCAGCCCACGGCCCTGGAGATGCTGCGCAACGGTGATCTGGACGCCGTGGTCTCCGTCGCCGCCAAGCCCGTGGCGTTTATCACCTCATTCGACCCGGGGGACCGGTTTCATCTCGTGCCTGCACCCTACCCCAATACGATCAGCGAAGCTTACGTGCCAGCCTCGCTCTCGCCCGCGGATTACCCGAAACTCGTCCGGGGCGATGTCCGAGAAACCCTGGCGGTCGGCACTGTGCTCGGAGTGTACAACAGCCAGAAGGGCACGGTCCGGTACGAGAAGCTCGTGCGTTTCGTGGACGCGTTCTTCGGGCAGTTCGACAAATTCTTGGCGCCTCAGCGGCATCCAAAGTGGCGGGAGGTGAACCTCGCGGCTTCAGTGAAGGGTTGGACCCGATTTCGGCCCGCTCAGGACTGGCTCGACCGCCATCGCGAGCAGGATGTCGCCTCACAATCGGAACTCGACCGCTTCCTCCTCACGCAGTCCGCACGGCCGGCCGGGAAGGAGGAGGTCTATCAAGCGTATCTGAAGTGGCGTCAGGCGCGGTAG
- the moaB gene encoding molybdenum cofactor biosynthesis protein B: MVASDKTRSFIPLAIAVLTVSDTRKAEDDRSGDTLVERLGTAGHKLAARAIVPDEVEAIRQRVEAWSRDPGVDVVITTGGTGFTGRDVTPEAIEPLFEKRMDGFSAVFHRISYDKIGTSTLQSRATAGVVNATYVFVLPGSPGACRDAWDGILGAQLDYRHRPCNFVEIMPRLDEHLRRGASIPV, encoded by the coding sequence ATGGTCGCGTCCGATAAGACCCGCAGCTTCATCCCGCTGGCCATCGCCGTCCTCACAGTGTCGGACACCCGCAAGGCGGAGGACGACCGCTCCGGTGATACCCTGGTCGAACGGCTGGGCACAGCCGGGCATAAACTCGCGGCGCGTGCCATCGTGCCCGACGAGGTCGAGGCTATCCGGCAGCGGGTGGAGGCTTGGAGCCGCGACCCCGGGGTGGACGTGGTCATCACCACGGGCGGTACCGGGTTCACAGGTCGCGACGTGACACCCGAAGCGATCGAACCCTTGTTCGAGAAGCGCATGGACGGCTTCTCGGCGGTCTTCCATCGTATCTCCTACGACAAGATCGGCACTTCGACACTGCAATCCCGCGCGACCGCCGGAGTCGTGAACGCCACCTATGTCTTCGTCCTGCCGGGCTCGCCCGGTGCCTGCCGTGACGCTTGGGATGGGATCCTGGGCGCGCAACTCGATTATCGCCACCGTCCGTGCAACTTCGTCGAGATCATGCCGCGCCTCGACGAGCACCTGCGTCGGGGTGCTTCAATTCCGGTTTGA
- the ypfJ gene encoding KPN_02809 family neutral zinc metallopeptidase, with protein sequence MRWEDFRSSDNVEDRRGEGGGGGGFGFPGGGAGGLGIGTIVVLCIIGWVTGINPAILIGGAEQMSGGGRPRQDQVDPQTQSQRRTKPTDESGRFASAILGNTEDVWKEVMPNQTGRQYRPTTMVLYKGGTRSGCGSAQAAMGPFYCPLDKKVYLDTSFFKEMEQKFGVKGDFAYAYVIAHEVGHHVQDELGILGKVQGRQQSASSKTEANQLSVRVELMADCLAGVWAKNSNDKYNALEPGDIEEAMQAASAIGDDKLQKQSQGYAVPDSFTHGSSEQRMRWFMTGYRSGQTKSCDTFRAARN encoded by the coding sequence ATGCGCTGGGAAGATTTCCGGAGTTCGGACAACGTCGAGGACCGGCGCGGCGAGGGCGGTGGCGGCGGTGGATTCGGCTTCCCCGGTGGCGGTGCGGGCGGTCTCGGCATCGGCACCATCGTCGTCCTGTGCATCATCGGTTGGGTCACGGGGATCAACCCGGCGATCCTGATCGGCGGGGCCGAGCAGATGTCGGGCGGTGGGCGCCCGCGCCAGGACCAGGTCGATCCGCAGACGCAGTCCCAGCGCCGGACCAAGCCGACGGATGAGAGCGGGCGCTTCGCCTCCGCGATCCTCGGCAACACCGAGGACGTCTGGAAAGAGGTCATGCCTAACCAGACGGGTCGCCAGTACCGTCCGACGACGATGGTGCTTTACAAGGGCGGAACGCGCAGCGGCTGCGGTTCGGCGCAGGCGGCGATGGGGCCATTCTACTGCCCACTCGACAAGAAGGTCTATCTCGACACTTCCTTCTTCAAGGAGATGGAGCAGAAGTTCGGCGTGAAGGGTGACTTCGCCTATGCCTACGTGATCGCCCACGAGGTCGGTCATCACGTCCAGGACGAACTCGGTATTCTCGGCAAGGTGCAGGGCCGTCAGCAGAGCGCCTCGAGCAAGACGGAAGCGAACCAGCTGTCCGTGCGCGTCGAACTCATGGCCGATTGCCTCGCGGGCGTCTGGGCCAAGAACTCGAACGACAAGTACAATGCGCTGGAGCCGGGCGACATCGAGGAGGCCATGCAGGCTGCGAGCGCCATCGGCGACGACAAGCTTCAGAAGCAGTCCCAGGGCTACGCAGTGCCGGATTCGTTCACCCACGGCTCGTCAGAGCAGCGGATGCGCTGGTTCATGACCGGTTATCGCAGCGGCCAGACAAAATCCTGCGATACGTTCCGCGCAGCCCGTAACTGA
- a CDS encoding uracil-DNA glycosylase, translating to MSQTDDRQRDLIANLDFHVEAGLDLFLDETPHDRFNEADAPEAAQNAPMRVSPEPAPREEPFRTELPPRGATLPAQNRTFGQSAAARPGEAAGDARARARDVGSLEELEALLAGFDGCPLKFTAKNLVFADGNPAAKLMFIGEAPGADEDRIGKPFMGRSGKLLDRMMAAVGLDRTSAYVTNIVPWRPPGNRNPTPQEVAICKPFIERQIELADPDLIVCLGSPATQAITGTKDGILKARGRFYLYRVGEREIRVLATLHPAYLLRQPLQKRLAWRDFRTLRAALDGKA from the coding sequence ATGAGCCAGACCGACGACAGGCAGCGGGATCTTATCGCCAACCTCGACTTCCACGTCGAGGCAGGCCTGGACCTGTTTCTGGACGAGACGCCACACGATCGTTTCAATGAGGCTGATGCACCGGAGGCGGCTCAAAACGCGCCGATGCGGGTGTCACCGGAGCCCGCCCCACGGGAGGAACCGTTCCGCACCGAACTGCCGCCCCGCGGTGCCACGCTGCCGGCCCAGAACCGGACCTTCGGGCAGTCGGCGGCGGCCCGACCCGGCGAGGCGGCGGGCGATGCACGGGCGCGGGCGCGTGACGTCGGATCCCTGGAGGAACTCGAGGCGCTGCTCGCCGGCTTCGACGGCTGCCCGCTGAAATTCACAGCCAAGAACCTCGTCTTCGCCGATGGCAATCCGGCCGCGAAGCTGATGTTCATCGGCGAGGCGCCCGGGGCCGACGAGGACCGCATCGGCAAGCCGTTCATGGGGCGCTCGGGCAAGCTCCTCGACCGCATGATGGCGGCTGTCGGCCTCGACCGGACCTCCGCCTACGTCACCAACATCGTGCCCTGGCGGCCGCCGGGGAACCGCAATCCAACCCCGCAGGAGGTGGCGATCTGCAAGCCGTTCATCGAACGGCAGATCGAACTGGCGGATCCCGACCTCATCGTCTGTCTCGGCTCCCCGGCCACTCAGGCGATTACCGGCACGAAGGACGGCATCCTGAAGGCACGGGGCCGCTTCTATCTCTACCGAGTCGGCGAGCGCGAGATCCGCGTACTGGCTACGCTGCATCCGGCCTATCTCCTCCGGCAGCCCCTGCAGAAGCGCCTGGCCTGGCGTGACTTCCGCACCCTGCGTGCGGCACTCGACGGGAAGGCCTGA